One genomic segment of Sphaerodactylus townsendi isolate TG3544 linkage group LG07, MPM_Stown_v2.3, whole genome shotgun sequence includes these proteins:
- the LOC125436986 gene encoding LOW QUALITY PROTEIN: cilia- and flagella-associated protein 97-like (The sequence of the model RefSeq protein was modified relative to this genomic sequence to represent the inferred CDS: inserted 1 base in 1 codon), which produces MDQYEDVSDCEVDHSFFNSNFEGEVKKDATATESAKTENNEHIQTEGTSLSKPVLKMETKVVEENASTSGGTSTKGKMTQEKNTLTQIPKXKEHEENYYMDEEDSSDGSRNQKARFKLSKLSMTDVTPLSTPDVSPVQSFELASSNDKKLKIQRQENVSQDLCGELEEFLCRVQIASIDPSPTLLPSPIATGPERAEFDIGAPVLVT; this is translated from the exons ATGGACCAATATGAAGATGTATCAGACTGTGAAGTGGATCACTCCTTCTTCAACAGCAATTTTGAAGGAGAGGTTAAGAAAGATGCAACTGCAACAGAATCAGCCAAGACAGAAAACAATGAACACATACAAACAGAGGGTACAAGTTTAAGTAAGCCTGTCTTAAAGATGGAAACCAAAGTGGTGGAGG AAAATGCAAGTACGTCTGGTGGAACTTCAACCAAAGGTAAAATGACACAAGAGAAGAACACGCTGACTCAAATTCCGA ATAAAGAACACGAAGAAAATTATTATATGGATGAAGAAGATAGCAGTGATGGCAGCAGAAATCAGAAGGCTAGATTTAAGTTATCTAAGCTGTCTA TGACTGATGTAACTCCTCTGTCAACACCAGATGTCAGCCCTGTCCAGTCTTTTGAACTTGCATCATCTAATGATAAGAAGCTGAAGATACAAAGACAAGAAAATGTGAGCCAGGATTTGTGTGGTGAGTTagaggaatttctgtgcagggtACAAATTGCAT CAATAGATCCTTCTCCAACATTGCTCCCTTCTCCAATTGCTACTGGTCCAGAGAGAGCAGAGTTTGACATTGGTGCACCTGTTTTAGTCACATGA